CGAGATCAAACCGAGACTGCAAGATCATGCTTTGTCGCCAAGATCAGGTTTTGAGCTTCTTGCGGTGAAACGAGAAGGCATTATGCCTATGATCTTGAGATGGTTTACAGCGAGATCATGCAAAGACCAGTGCGAGGGGATGGACAAAGCTTCAAGAAAATTAAGTCTTGTTAGCAACCACATGTCATGAATGTTGATATAATCAAATACAATGACTTTGAACATAAGTCAATACGCTGTAACGATCATTATCGcttctttaaatattttattatcgtggttagataataaattattaaagaaGCAAACTATAACTTGACTACGCCTTAAACGTCAGAATAATAATGATTTGATAAGGCTGTTAGGAAAACTTATCTTGTCAATTGGTAAAGCTTGCTTGGTGAAGAAGCAAGAGCTCTATGCTATGAAGTTTGCGTCCATAGCAGAGTTCGGAGATGAGAGCATCGAAGTCTTGATTTTTCCTCGTCACATCACTTTTGCCAAGATTGCACAAAGCTTTGGATCGAGAAGGGAGCTCTAGATCGGCACTTGACGAAGAAGTGGACGAGAGGCCTCCAACTTGATGAAGAGACGCAGACGGTCATGACGCGTGAGGTAGAAGCAAGAGCTTCACGGAAGTGTGGTGACGTATAGAGTCGTGGGTAAAGCCGTGTCTCATACTTCCAAGGCAAGCCCATAACCGTATTTGTGATGTCAAGATCAAGCTTCTTAATCTTGTTCCTGTCCAACTTGTTGCAGTAGTCTCGTAACAGAGGGACAGAGCCGGTCACTGCTCTTTGCCAAGACCATGTGGGCTTCATAGTGTCTCGTTAGTAAGCTCCCGAGAAGAGATGAGAGAGATTGGTTAATGCCGAGACCAAATTAGGGTGAGTTGTTGGTCGTGACAAGTGATGGATCAGATGAGAAGAACTTTGAGCAGAGCCACATTAGACTTTGAATTCTCGAGGAGCTTGTGCTGGTTGCGGCATATTCGTCGAAGAGCTCACTGGAAAGAACAGGACCTTGACCAGCTCAGCCTCTCTTTATGCTCAGCTCCTGATCTTCAGATCATCCCTCCAGATAAATTGATCGGTAATGCTGATCTCGACGCCGTTGTAGCCCTCACTCTCAAGTGGAGAACCGTGATGGCTATCACACCAATCACAATGGCTGCAGCAGCGCTTACGGCTATCAAGGAAGAGATACTGAGGAGTATTCTTTCATGATCAACATCATCAAGAGGCGTTGCTTCACCAGAAtcagtatctaaggagatcaaAGACTGAAGTGAACTGCAGTTCTTGATAGAAGATGGGATAGTTCCTCCTAACAAGTTGTTTTCAAGTCTCTAAGACCTCAAAAACCAACTCCAATCACACCAGAGAAAGAATTGCTTGACAGATCCAACACCTGGATCTTCTTGATACCAACAGAACCCGGCTCCTCAGATCAAGCTCAACCTCGCTTCTCGGATGTCCAAAACAAATCCTTCCGGGAGAGACGGTGACAAGAGACTACGAGCTTTCCAAGGTCAAACTGTGATTGTGATTGCTGCAGTTTCATGAATCAAGAACAAAGCTGAACTTCTCTCTCAGCTGCCGTTGATGGAGCGGCTTCAATCAAGCTTTCTCTTTTGCTCCAGCAAGAGCTTCCGGTGAGGCCATAAATGTCTCGAGGAGGAGGAGATCGTATGAAGTCGAGATCAAGCATGGGATGAGTTCGGGGAGTGATTAGATTCGAGAGGTGGCGGTGGAGACTGAAGCCGGTGAGGAAACATAGCCCAACAAACTCGAATCAAGGTCAAACTCGTGAGCTTCGCGGGATCGATTCTCAAGCTTTGTTACAATCTTTGCCGAGCTTTGTTGCAATCCGTGGCCTGATACTCTTTAATCATAGCAGACGAGAGAGGAGTTGTTGGCCGTCGTTGCTAACTGAGCTGAGATCTCGGTTCTCCGTCGCGAGCTCCAAAGCTGAGAACTTTCGAGTTCACGACTGCCGTTGAGGTAGTGAACGACCTCTCTCTTTTCTCCTTCCGTCACAGGCTAGCTCGTCGTTGGTGGGGATGGAACGGAACTCGACGAACTCGATCGATACGGGAAAGCGGCGACAGCCCCATCGACGTCGTCTGTGTTCGATTCCCTCTTTTTCAGAGTCGTCATCGGTCACGACTCCTAaagtcagaaaaaaaaaatattattatttcccTTCCTTTTCAAAGATTAAGCACATGTATATTATTATGCCATGATTATTATGAATCGAGATTTAATAATGAGATGAGATTGTGAAACTTATCTTTTTCAAAGATGATTTCAATACTCGGCTCTTGATGAGAGTCCCATCCCCCGCAAAAACAAAGCTTTCATGAGAAAGTTTCATCATTTATCTTGAGATGATGAAGTTAGATCTAGGATTCtctcaaatttgatatctttaaagatagttctccttgccccctccttctagcgccaactgtttgacCCAAAAACGGTGTTTATGCTGGTAGTGTTTGTTGAATCATACAAATAAAAGAATCTAAAGATAATTGTTAGATTCTTTgaggtttagaaaatatcttgaAAGAATCAAATGAGAAGTGAACATCAAAAAGAATTTATAGATCAAAGATTGTATTACATGTATGATTACAAGTGTAAATAAATCTAAGAATCTATAGATTCTTTGTAAGAAGTGTTAGATCTaaaaatggagaagaaaagaTCCCCTTTCCTCATAAGGAGATAGCTCTTTATTTATAGGAGAAAGATGTTTAGGGTTTCATAATGAAGTGGAACTAATTCAATGTCTAATGGACCTTGAGggaggatgtaaatccacccccaacaCTTGTAACCTGCACCGCCCAGATATGATGTTGGGCGACACAAGTACTTATAAATACATTCCCATCCGTTAGCTCATTAAGGACTTGAATCATATATGGTGGAGGAATCGCATCTTCAGTGGTTTTGAAGctcaaatatgaaaatatgaatTCTCAAAGTTTGCGCAGTCCGAAACATTGTTATCTTTAAGTGCGAAAAACTTTCTCAGGCCAatttaacatttacaccaaaaaaacatTCTCAGGCCAATATTCTCTCATATGGGGAATCTTTCATAAATCCTGTTTAGTTATGTTAAGTTCgtttttataaatttcgaaTCTGCTTATATATCACTGAGCTTGGTTTATATATAACACAGGAGCTGGTAGATACACAAATGTTTAGTTGACCAAATGCATGTCGACCAGATCGGTCCAAAGCTTATCTAAGGTTCGAAAATCATATCTTAAAAATGTTTGAGATCATTTacaattttctataaaaaatgaaaatagaatgaaaccaatcatacatatattgaatacaatttgtattatatGTACATGTTAGCTAACAACTAATTGCATacatttttagcaaaaaaaaaaaaaaaaacaaaatgcatACAAGCAAGAAACAAGTAGGCCTGGTAAAAGAACTAGAACCAAAAATCCAAATCGAAACCGAattaaaataaccaaatatgGAATTATACCAAAATCCTATGATACTTAAATGGTTCATATACTTTTATATTCGAAacaaccgaaccgaaaccaaacatattaaaatattaattatatttacatataacaCAACCAATATACATATGCATATGAtctattaaaagtatttgaaagtatttaaaaataaattatcaaaacatCTCTGAACTACCCAAAATTATTACTAAATATCCGTAGATTTTCTctgaaatatctaaaataatcataattattcaagatttttatctaaatcatcctaattactTGATCTATTATTTGAAATACATGATAACTCACCTGAATTATCAAAAATAACAGAAccataaatcatattttagattAGACGGTTCCTAGTTTTACTATCTGTACCGACCGAAACATGAAACTATTCAAACCGATCCAAAATTTGCTGGTTCCTACCGGGTCCTTTAGCCCTTTACTCGAACTACCTAATATCAGAAATATCCAACCCAAAGATCGATATCAGAAATTGCCCAGACTAATAAGGAGCAACCATGAATGACTCCGGTTTGATACAATTAAACCGATCGGGTCTGAGCTAAAATTGAAAATCCTAGCCTCTACATGATGTAGACTACATCTAAGCAATGTTAGTCTAATAAACCGGAACCATTCATAGTTGCTATTAGTCTATTCGgtgttaaaaaaagaagaagcaatgtTAGTCTATTCAGGCCTTTCAATTGCAAAGGCCCAATATTAAAAAAGGTTGGGCTTTATTACAGAACCTCAAGGTCATGGAACCAAAGCTCCCACACTACACATGACACTGACCGGAGTTTCTGCCGCCGTTGGCCGTGTTCTCAGTCGCGACAAAACCAGCAAGCGTGTCCTCGACAAATCCTCGACCCGACCCGAAAAAAACTCAGCGACCCACCAAATCCTCGAGCAACTAGAACACGGTAACATCTCCAAAGCCGTCTCTCTCCTCTTCCCTTCTCTAGAGCCAGTCTCATACTGGCTATACGAGCGTCTTCTCCGCTCATGCTCCTCGAAATCACTCGTCGTGCAAGCCCGCAAAGTCGTCTCCCACCTGGTGACGTTCTCTCCCCTCCCCCCGATCTTCCTACTCAACAGAGCCATCGAAGCTTACGGGAGAATCGGGTGTGCGAACGATGCGCGCGAGCTGTTCGAGCAAATGCCTGAACGAGACGGCGGGTCTTGGAACGCGCTCATCACTGCTTGCGCTAAGAACGAACTCCACGACGAGGCGTTTCGTACGTTTGTTAGGATGAGTAGAGACGGAATACGAGCGACGGAGACGTCTTTCTCCGGTGTGTTGAAGTCGTGCGGCTTCGTCTTGGACTTGAGGTTGTTGATGCAGCTTCATTGTTCTGTGGTGAAGCATGGATACTCAGGGAATGTGGATTTGGAGACTTCGATTGTTGATGTTTACGGTAAGTGTGGGGCTATGAGCGATGCGAGGAGAGTGTTTGATGAGATTGAAAGCCCTAGTGATGTTTCTTGGAACGTGGTTGTGAGGAGGTATCTTGAGATGGGGTTGAACGATGAGGCGGTGGTGATGTTCTTCAAGATGCTAGatgtttgatcggaaaacggtgATAAAAAGATGTGGGTTTaacaaagacgttttattatgGTCGGAGAGACTttcagtcggttacaagagAAGTAAAGAGAAAGCGACAGAAGAGAAGCCGGCAACTCGATGAGTTACCGGAGAGATACAGATATCGGCAAGATgagcaaaggtgaaaaccctaatctagccgccaagtgttagtcagaTGATTTCGGATCCCTCTCTCGTTCCTCTTCCTTCTCCTTATATAATCCTCTGATGTGTCGTTCTTGACCTAATTTAGGTCGTCTTCGTGGGCCTTCCTTATTGGGCCGAAGGGC
This genomic stretch from Brassica napus cultivar Da-Ae chromosome C9, Da-Ae, whole genome shotgun sequence harbors:
- the LOC125593484 gene encoding pentatricopeptide repeat-containing protein At3g26540-like, which codes for MTLTGVSAAVGRVLSRDKTSKRVLDKSSTRPEKNSATHQILEQLEHGNISKAVSLLFPSLEPVSYWLYERLLRSCSSKSLVVQARKVVSHLVTFSPLPPIFLLNRAIEAYGRIGCANDARELFEQMPERDGGSWNALITACAKNELHDEAFRTFVRMSRDGIRATETSFSGVLKSCGFVLDLRLLMQLHCSVVKHGYSGNVDLETSIVDVYGKCGAMSDARRVFDEIESPSDVSWNVVVRRYLEMGLNDEAVVMFFKMLDV